Within Candidatus Rubrimentiphilum sp., the genomic segment GGGCCTTCGGGCATCCAAGCGCAGCCGGTTACACTCGATGGCAATCTAGTCGCCGATTTTGTTTTCGAAGGCACCGAGAATATTTTGCACGTGCGGAATGCATCGTCGCCCGCCGCTACGGCGTCCCTTGCAATCGGCGCCTACATAGCCGACGACGCCGAGCGGCGTTTCCGCCTTTAGGCCCTGCGCCGGGGCGCCGAGGAGGCAGCGATCATGCGTTGAAAGCCGGGCGAATGTTTGGTACGCACCGCGAGGCGCATAGCCGCACCGCGATTCTGCGCGACATCGTCGAAATCGTTGCGATTATCCTGGCCGGGGCGTGGGCGATTTATGTTTTCATTTATGTAGAACGCGTGAAGCCAGTGATCGGCGAACCGCGCGTTCTGTTAACCGGCTCGCTGCAAAGAGTCGGCGCTAAGGGCGACTTGACTGCCCTCGAGTACACGGGGAGTATCCGCAACGCCGGGCTGTCCACGGTATATCTCATAGCGACGGCAGTGACGGCGACCGGCGTCCGCTTTACAACGCAAGGAACGCCTGCTAACGTCACGATGTTCAACGGGAGCCTCACGCAGTATCTGCGGGATGCGCGAGTCAGTTCGCGTTCGACGGTTTATCGGGTCGTCAACTTGACGCGATTTGTAAAACCATCCTACGGTGGCGGCTTCGGCATCGCTCCCGGCGAGTCGATTCCTTTTTCCGGCATTTTCCTGGTGCCGAGAAAAGACTTTGACGAAATTACATTAGATGCCAGCATCGCCTATTCGAAAGTCGAGCACACGTTTCCAACCACGGTCAAAACCAATCCGCTGGGAGTCGCGCTGCTACAGTCAACCAACCACGACCCCGACTACTTCAGCCTGCAGGTGACGCTAGCGCGCACGATGCTGTGGTAAATCACTCCTCACGTAAAGCTTTGAGATAATCCCCCGCCCGCCGTGCAGCTTCATTGCCGCGAGCGTTCGAGTAAGCATCGATCAGGGCGCTGCCGACAATCACGCCGTCCACAAGGCCTCGTACTGCGCGCACGTGTTCCGCCGAGCTGATACCGAAACCGAGAGCCAACGGTTTCTTCGTAACGCTGCGAAGTTCGGCGATCTGCTTGCGCACGGGTTCAAAATTCGGAGCTTGGCCGGCCCCGGTCACGCCGAGACGCGAGACAACGTAAACGAAGCCGCCCGATTGTCCGGCGATCTCTGCCGCGCGGTCGCGTGGCGTTGAGGGCGCCACCAGCAGCGGCATTTCCAGGTCGTGCGCTCCAAGCGCCAAACGCAAAGGCTCGGCTTCCTCAAGCGAGAGGTCCGGTACGATCGCTCCCGCCGCGCCGGCCCCGGCCGCCGCGCGCGCAAACTCTTGCACGCCGTACTGATAGACAGGGTTGTAGTACGTAAAAAGAACGATCGGCGGCGCCGCCTCGTGCACTTCTTTCACCAACGCCAGCACATCGGAAAGTTTGACGCCATTCTTTAGCGCGCGAGTGCCGGCGGCCTCAATGGTCGGGCCGTCGGCGAGCGGATCGCTGTACGGCACGCCGAGCTCTATCGCATCGGCGCCCGCTTCCGTCAAAGCGCTAACGATCGCTCGCGTCGTTTCGAGATCCGGATCGCCCGCCATGATGTACGGAATGAACGCAAGCCGGCCCGGCTTGAAAATGTTAGAGAGCACGAATCTGGTTGATGTCTTTGTCGCCGCGGCCGCTCAGGTTTACCAGGACGACGTCGTCAGGCCCGCGCTCGGCAGCGAGACGGCGCGCGAACGCCAGCGCGTGCGCGGCTTCCAGCGCCGGAATGATGCCTTCGGTTTTTGCAAGGTCGAAAAAGGCTTCGAGCGCCTCCGCGTCCGTCACTGAAACGTAACTCGCGCGACCGCTTTCCTTTAAGTAGGCATGCTCGGGGCCTACTCCGGGATAATCCAGGCCGGCGCTGATCGAGTGCGTTTCGCGCACCTGTCCGTCGGCGGTTTGCAAGACGTACGATCGGCTTCCGTGCAACACACCGACTGTGCCCGCATTGAGTGACGCTGCCGTGCGCTTCGTCTCGATTCCGTCACCCGCAGCCTCCACTCCCCACAGCTTGACGCCGGCGTCATCGATAAAGCCGGCAAATATTCCGGCCGCATTACTCCCGCCTCCCACGCACGCGATGACATCGCTGGGCAACTTGCCGAATCGTTCCAAGCATTGCGCGCGCGCTTCGGTACCGATCACTTTTTGGAACTCGCGCACCATGAACGGATAGGGATGGGCTCCAACGACGCTGCCGATCACGTAGAACGTATCGTCCACACGCGCGGCCCATTGCCGGAAAGCTTCGCTGGTCGCGTCCTTCAATGTCTGCGTTCCGCCGTGAACCGCGTGAACAGTCGCGCCGAACAATTCCATGATGTACACGTTGAGCGCTTGGCGCTCCACGTCAACAGCGCCCATGTAGACGTCAACGGGAATGCCGAACTTGGCGCCGACCGTAGCCGTGGCAACCCCATGCTGCCCCGCGCCGGTCTCGGCGATGAGCCGTTTCTTGCCCATGCGCCGCGCAAGCAGTGCCTGTCCGACTGTGTTGTTGATCTTATGCGCACCCGTGTGATTCAGATCTTCCCGTTTCAGAACAAGCGTTGCGGGTGAAACCTCCGCCGTGAAGCGTTCGGCCCGGTAGATGGGCGATGGGCGGCCGACGAACTCGGCCAGCACCGAAGCGTATTCGTTCCAGAACGCGGGATCGGCGAACGCGCGATCTACCTCGCGCTCGAGTTCGGCCAGCGCTGCCACCAAAACTTCCGGAACGAACTTGCCGCCGAACTCGCCGAAATACCCGGCCGCGCTAGGGCGCATCCGCATCCCTTACCGCTTTGACGAAGGCGCGCATCTTATTCCGGTCTTTGCGGCCGTCCGATTCGATACCGCTGCGAACGTCGACGCCATAGGGCCGGACTGTTTGCACGCACTGCGCTACCGTCTCCGGTGTAAGGCCGCCTCCGACGATCACTTTGCGCTTGCGCGCGATCGGCGCCACCGCTTTCCATGGAAATTGAACGCCCGTTCCGCCCGACAAGCCGGCGACGGCGGTGTCAAACAGCACGATGGCGCGAGGGTGCTCGTTGGACGACCGCTCCAACGCAGCCGGGTCGGCGCCTTGCGGATCGACGTGAATCGTCTTAATCACCTGGCCGTCGATTGAGGAAACATAACTGGCCGGTTCGTCGCCGTGCAGCTGAACTACTAAGTCCGGAAAGATCGCGCGGGCACGTGCGATGTCCTCGCGCGACGGGTTCACGAAGACACCGACCGGCGTAATAAAAGGCGGAAGTTCCTCCGCGATGTGTTTGGCTGCGCCTTCGGTAATCCGGCGCACCGACGGCGCGAATATCATGCCGATCGCGTCCGCGCCGGTTTCAACCGCGAGCATGACGTCCTGCAGACTCGTGCACCCGCAGAACTTAATGCGCGTTCTCAAGGGGAGACGGCGCGCGCGCGGATCGCCGCCTTTAGTGCTCCAACCAAAGCGGCCGGATTCTCGGCGCGCATCAGAGCCTCGCCGACTAAAAAGCCGCGTGCTCCGGCTGCATGGAGCCGCACGATATCTTCCGCGTCCCGCATGCCGCTTTCACTGATGACCGTCACCGTCGAAGGAACGTCCGGCAGCAAGTATTCGCTGACGGCCAGATCCGTTTCGAACGTACGAAGATTGCGATTGTTGATCCCGATAAGAGTTGCCCCGACGGCAAGCGCCCGTTCGAGCTCGCTGCCGTCATGCACTTCAACGAGTACATCCAAGTCGTAATCGGCCGCCTCATGCATGCAGTCGCGCAGGGACGCATCCGACAGGCCCGCGACGATCAGCAAGACGGCGTCGGCGCCGTACGCTGCCGATTGCGCGATCTCGTACGGCGTAGCGAGAAAGTCTTTCCGCAGCAGCGGACGGCTGCTGTGCGTGCGCGCGACGTCCAAGTAGGCGATCTCGCCCAGGAAATGATCGGACTCGGTCAGGACGCTGATGCAGTCAACGCCCGCAAGCTCGTATGCCCTCGCGGTCGCGGCCGCATCGAAGTTGCGCGCAATCAGGCCGGCCGAGGGGGAGGCGCGTTTTATCTCGCCCACAATTGCCGGTCCGTTGGAGTTGCGAATCGCTTGCAGAAACGGGCGGCGCTGTCCCCGGCGCGATAACGCACGCTTACGCACCAGCTCGTGCGGTTCGGCAGCTTGGTCGCGCTGGACTGCGTGCCGTTTCGATTCGTAGATGCGCTGCAGAATATCAGCCATGCGAATAGTGCTTGGCGCGCTCGAAAAGCGCTGCAGCGCGGCCTTCCTGCAGCTGCGTGCGCGCGAGGTCCATGCCTTCCTTTATATCGGCAGTCTTGCCGCAGAGGCGGAAGGCGAGCGCAGCGTTCAACGCGACGACATCGGCACGCGGCGAGCGTTCGCCCGCCAGAATGCTCTCGAAAGCTTCCCGGCAACTCACAACCGCTCCGCCGCGAATCTCTTCGAGCGATGCGCGCACGCCATAGTCTCCCGGATCCAGCGTCCAGCGTTTAGTCGAGCCTTCGCCGAATTCATACACGGCGGTCGGGCCTTCGCCGCCAACCTCGTCGATACCGCTGGACGCATGCACGACCGCGCCCGCGCGTACGCCGAGCGCACGCAGCACATCGCCGACAGGTTCTAGATGTTCCTCGCGTGCGACGCCGACGAGTTGATGCGTCGCACGCGCCGGGTTGGTCAGCGGTCCAAGCATGTTGAAGATCGTGCGGAAGCCCAGTTCGCGGCGGATATGAGCGACGTTCTTCATCGCCGGATGATAGATTGGAGCGAACATGAACGCGAAGCCGACCTCGCGCAGGCTTTCTGCGGCTCGTTTCGGCGAAACTTCAATCGCCATTCCACCGGCTTCCAAGACGTCGGCGGTCCCACATTGACCCGAGGCTGCTCGGTTTCCATGTTTGGCAACGGGAACGCCGGCCGCAGCTACGACCAATGCTGCGATCGTTGAAATGTTTATCGTGCCTGCGCCGTCGCCGCCGCTGCCGACGACGTCCATCACCAGCGGCAAACCGTGTTCGACCCGCAGACTGCGATCCCGCATCGCGCCCGCGGCGCCCGTCAGTTCATCTTCGGTTTCGCCCTTCTTCGCGAGCGCGGTCAGAAAAGCGGCAGATTGCGCGTCGGTGACCGTGCCGTCCATCATTGCGCCGATCATTGCCGCAGCGGCCTCTTTCGAAAGATCCTCGCCGGCGACCAGCCGGCGTAAAATACCGGCTACGTCAACCGACAAGTTCGAGGATCGAAAGTTCCGCAGCGTCGCCCTGGCGTACGCGTGATTTCGTGATCCGTGTGTAGCCGCCGCTGCGCTCTTTGAGTGCGGGCGCGATCTGTTCGACCAATTTCTTGACGACAGCCGGTTCCGTGAGGTACTCCGCAATTTGGCGGCGCGAATGCAGATCGCCGCGCGCCGCGGTGCTGATCAAGCGTTCAACCACCTTGCTGACCTGCTTCGCTTTGGTGGTCGTCGTTTCGATTTTTCCGTGTTTGAAGAACGACGTTGCCAGGTTGCGAAGCAGCGCCCGGCGGTGTCCGTCGGTGCGTGAGAGACGTTTATATGCTATTTGGTGCGGCATGGCGTTACGCTACGGCTGACGCAGCGAAAGTCCCCTCTCCTCCAGCACTTGCTTGATCTCGTCGAGCGACTTCTTGCCGAAGTTGCGCATCTTGATGATTTCGTCTTCGGTCATGTCCAGCAGTTCGGAGACCTTCGAGATGCCTGCCCGTTTGAGACAGTTGAACGAGCGCACGGAGAGATTGAGCGATTCGACCGGGATATCCCATTCGCTGGTCGGCGCTTGCGGCAGCGGCTTCTCTTCGTTCGTGAAGCTGACGAAGAGATCCAAGTGGTCCTGCATGATCGTCGCCGCTTGCGAGAGCGCTTCGTCCGGCGTCACCGAGCCGTTCGTGTCGATCTCGATCGTCAGGCGGTCGAAGTCCACGTTTTGACCCACGCGCGTGTCGTCCACGCTGAAGTTGACCTTGCGGATCGGCGAGAAGATCGAATCGAGCGGAATCAGCCCGATCATGTGCTCGACGTTGCGCTGGCGGTCGGCGGTGACGTAGCCGCGGCCCTTCTCCACGCCGATCTCCATCGAGAGCTTCGCGGATTTCGAGGATAGAGTCGCGATGTGATACGTCGGGTCTAGAATCTCCACGTCGGCGTCCGGCGTGATGTCGGCCGCGGTGACCGCTTTCGATCCGCTCACGTTGAGCGTCAGCACCTTCGGCTCGTCGGTATTCATTTTCACCGGCAGGCCTTTGAGGTTGAGCATCAGCGCGATCGTATCTTCAACGATTCCGGGAATCGTCGAAAACTCGTGCAAGACGCCGTCGATCTTCATGTAGGTCACGGCAGCGCCCGGAATCGAGCTCAGGAGAATGCGCCGCAGCGCGTTGCCCAGGGTGATTCCGAAACCGCGCTCCAGCGGTTCGACGACGAATTTCGCGTAGTTATCCCGGCGCTCGCGGACGTCGATGCTTGCGCCTACGGGGGCTTCCAAAACGGTCATGATGTGCGTTTGTTTCCTTTGTCCTCTTGCGTTATCCGCAGCGGCCGCCCGGCCGCCACGATCGTACGTATAGAGTAGTTCGCCGGCTTGCAGCCGGCTGTTGGTTATCGGCTGTAGTACTCCACGATAAGTTGCTCGTCGACCGGCGTGTCGATTTGCTCGCGCGCCGGCAGTTGAACGACTTTGGCGGATTGATCTTGATCGCTATACTCGAGCCATTCAGGAGCGCGCCGGTTCTTGGCGACTTCAAAGTTCGACTCGAAGACTGGCGATTTCTTACTGCGGTCGGAGATCGTGATAACGTCTCCCACTTTCACGACGTAGGACGGGATGTTCACCATCCGTCCGTTGACTTTAAAGTGACGGTGCGTCACGAGCTGGCGCGCTTGCGCGCGGCTCGTAGCCAGATTCAAACGGTAGACGACGTTGTCCAAGCGGCGCTCGAGCAGCTGCAGAAACGTCTTGCCCGTCTGCCCCGGAATGCGCGCAGCCTCGGCAAAATAGTTTGCAAACTGCGTCTCGTGCACGCCGTAGTACCGGCGCATCTTCTGCTTCTCGCGCAGCTGGCGGCCGTACTCTGAGACTTTTTGGCGCGAGGCTTTGCCTTGCGTCTTCTGTCCCGGCGCAGTTCCGCGGCGCTCGACGGCGCACTTTTTCGAAAGGCAGCGGTCGCCTTTGAGAAACAACTTGATCTTTTCGCCCGTCTTGCTCGCGGCGGTTTCGCGGCGGCACAAGCGGCAGACCGGTCCGATATAACGCGACATATTACACCCGGCGCCGTTTGGGCGGGCGGCAGCCGTTGTGTGGAATCGGCGTAACGTCTTTGATCAGCGTAATCTCCAGGCCGGTAGCTTGCAGCGAACGGATCGCGGCCTCGCGTCCGGCGCCCGGTCCTCGTACGAGAACCTCGGTTGATTTCATTCCGTGCTCCATGGCTTTGCGCGCGACGGCTTCAGCCGCCATCTGCGCGGCAAACGGCGTTGACTTCTTGGAACCCTTAAAACCCAAGTTGCCGGCCGAGGCCCAGGCGAGCACGTTGCCCAGCCCGTCGGAGATCGTCACGATCGTGTTGTTAAAGGAAGCGTGAACGTGCGCGACGCCCGATTGGACGTTCTTGAACTCGCGCTTTTTGCGCGCCTTGGTTTGTTTTTTTGCAGCCAAAGAGACTCCGTTTATCCTGTCCGCGCTACGAGCGTGGTGTCGTCGCCTCGACCCCGCCTGGAGGGCGGAATCTCACTCGGGGCGCACGGCGATTGCGCCAAGCGACAATTCTATCGAAAAGGGGGGTCCGGGTCAAGGACGGAGGGCGGACCGGCAAAAAGCGACCCCGGTCCAAGGACCGAGGCCGCAAGCGTCTGACTTCCAGAGGCTCCTAGGTTAGAAGTGGATACCCAATCCTACGTAGGCCCCGTTGTGGGTGTAGTCGACCGGTGCGTTGGTCTTGTTGCTGCCGCGGTCGCCGATGAAGCCCAGGTCGAGGAAGACCGGGAAGCTCTTCCCGAACCCGACGGTCGCGCCGACCTGATACCGGAAGATCCGGTAGCTCAGGTTGAACTTCGTGCCGGTCTGCGGTCCACTCGGAACCGTGTACGTACCGCTGACGCTCGGGTAGTACTCCGCGCTACCGTAGAGCGAGAACGATTGGTCGAGATCCGGCAGTTTCTCCAAGCCGAATCCGACGCCGTTCAGGGCCGGGTAGCCGTAGTTGCCCGTATGTCCCATGTAACTGACGTTGATGTAAATCCGCGGATCGGCGACCTTGAGGCCCAAGCGGCCGTCGCCGTTCCACTCGTTCACTGTGAACGCCGGAACGTATGCCTGTCCATTGCCGCCGATGACGGTCACGCAACCTTGCGTGCCGGCCGAGCTGCCTGGCAGACCAGGGACGCACGATGCGCCGAAGCGGTTGTCGATATTGTGCGGATACTGCCACTTCTCGAGCGTGCCTTCAACCATCCAGGGGAGGTTGAACAAGCTGAACTCGAAGGCGCCGCGAACTGCATACGAGCTGTTGCCGGTGTTGCCCGGGCTGAACTCGTTATACACTTTGGGGCTGAGGATGTAATCGCCGGCGATGAAGTGATCCTGGAAAGGAAGCACTACCGGCGGAACAGGCGTGGGCGTGGAAACCGGAACCGGTGCCGGCACAGGCGTGCTCGGAGCCGGCGGCGGTGTCGGAGGCAGATAGCGCACGACCACGAGGCGCTTATCGGGCACCCACTGGACGTATGCTCCCATACCTTCGGAGATGACGCGAACCGGAACCAAAATTTGGCCCTGGTACATCATCGGCGGAACGTCGAGCGGACGGGTCTCGCCGTTGATCACGACCTGCGGCACGCCGAGCGTCACTTTGACGTCGGATCCTGCCTTGGTTACGTCAACGGTCTTGCTGCCCGCGTCGTACGAAACCGTCGCGCCCATCTGTTCAAACATCGAGCGAAGCGGAATCAAGATCGTGCCGCCGCGCACGAGCGCAGCCAGAACGCGACCCTGTTTCAGCACGTCCGGTTTGGAATAGACGTGATGGTCGTTAAAAAGAATTGGAATCTGCCCTGATGGGGGCGAGCCGAACTGCATGGCCGGCGCCGGCGAGGCCTGGGCAATCAACTGGTGTCCGATGTTGCCCAGCGATGCCTGACCTGACGGAGCGGCCACCGCTGTGAGGCCCAGTCCCGCAATGAAAATCGCGGTCAGGGCTCCGGTGCTCAGTCGTTTCAAGATTGTCTCCCTTTCGTTTCTTTGGTAGTACGTATGATACGTTCAGAGACCGGTTGGTTGCATTGCCCTGGGAAATGGCGTGGGATCGGTCTCCACCCCTTGCCTAACGGCGCACATCAGCCCCAGGTTCCCCGATAGGCAGTCCTTGGCGTTATTCCCACTTGCAGGAGAGTCATGCAGCGCCTGCTCGAGAAGCAGGCAGGCGCCTTAGCCAGGCCAGTCCGGCGGCCACTTCCAGGCAGGCCAGCACGAAGGCTATCCGCGGTGCGTCAGGGTTTTGCAGTGCATGTAACGCGCTCAGCGTTGCTGTAACAAGCGCCGGCGCGAGAATCTGCGGAATCAACAACGCCAAATTCCAGACGCCCATCGCGGTTGCTAAAGCGTTGCGCGGCAAGAACGCGCAGCCGAGCGCCCAATCCGCGGTCAGAAAGATTCCCCACGCAAAGCCTGCGACAAGCGCAGCTGCAATAACTTCGGCTGAAGCATGTGCGATCAGAAAGACAATCAGGCCCGCAATAAACACCGCTCCGCCCATCGTCGCGACGTTGCGGCGGTCGAAACGGTTGACCGGACGCGCGGCTAATGCCGCGCCTATCGCCGCCGCGATCAGGAACGTGATCAACAGCATCCCCGTATTGGTCTGCGCGTCGCCTTGCATCATCTGTCTGACATAGAAGAGCAGATATCCCAGCAGCGTGTAAAATCCGACATAGACGAGTGCGCGCGAGATGAATAGGTCCGCAAAGGCTCGCGTAATCCGAACGCGATCCGGGGTCGTTGGAAGCACCTCAAGCGTACGCACGTGCGCGCTTGTGACGGCGCACGTTAACAACAGCGTGGAAGCAATCGCGGCGCCGGTGTTCACGGCGCTCTTCACAAAGCTTGCAACCAGTGCGCCTGCAATATTTCCTAAGCTCTGCAGCGCGGCCATCCAGGCCGACGCCGAGCCCAGCGCCTTCGGTTCGACAAAATCCGGAATCGCAGCTTGATACGGTCCGATCGCGACGTTGAGGCCGAGTTGCAAGAGCAGCAGTGCGGCAATGAGCTGCACATATGACGGCGCCACGTAAAACCAAATGACCGCCGCCGAACCCGTGATCGCGCCCGCGACGTAAAACTCGATTCGCCGGCTTCCGCGGACGCGCCGGCGATCCGAGACGATCCCGGTGACGATCTGACTTATCCCGGCCATCGCCGCGCCGGCGCCGGCTAGCAGAGCATATGCCGCGAGCTCGTGCTGCGGCGCGAGTTGCGCCGCGCGGGTTTGCAGCGAGATGCCGAGCAGTGCACCCCACACCATTTGAATTCCAAACCAAAACGCGCCCAGGAGCGCGGGGTTAGGCGTGTTCGGCCGCATAGTCGTACTCTTCAAGCGTATCTACATCATAAGCGAGGTCGGGCGGCGCATCCCGAATCGCCCGCGCCGGAATGCCGAGCACGTGGTGCGCGTGCTGCTCGAGCGCTGCGATCGAAAGCCGCCGCAGCATGAAGCGAACGCAGAATACCGGGCCCAGCAGAACGGCCATACGCATGACACTCTTCCGCGCGCTGAAAAACCGCACGGCAAACGATGCCACCGTGGCGGCAGCATTGGGCGGAATCCAGAAGGCGCCGCCGTTCACGACGCGCTCGCCGCCGATAGCCACGCCGAATGGCGGGGCGCCCGGGAAACGCCGTTCGAAGACGGCACAGCTGGTCAGCGGCAGCGCCAGCGCATCCGGTGGAACAGCTTCAAGAAAAGCCAGTAACGCCTGCGCGTGGATAAACGGCATGTCGCTCGTTAGGTAGAGCAGCGGCGCGTCGGACTCCCAAGCCTCCAGCGCGCGGCGAATGTTCGTCTCGCCATCGCCTTCCTCGATAAAACGATCGGCGCTTCCCGCGCACGCTGCGCGCACCTCGGGACCGCCGATTACCGCAAGCCTCGTCACGCCGGCAGCTCGCGCGGACTCGATCGCCGCTTGCAGCATCGTTCGGCCGCCGATGCGCGCCAGCGCCTTCACATCGGTTCCGATGCGGCGCGCAAACTCGCCGTCTACGCGAGCTCCCGCGGTAATGACGCCATTCAAAACAGCGTGCCCTGCGCCGGTACGCCTTCGCGACGAGCAACGATCCCGGCGGCATTACCGTAGCGGCTGCGAAGGAGTTCGATGAAAAGCTCCGCATTGCGCGCCGCGCTGCCGCGCGCGTGATTATTAAAGAAGGCGAACGTCGTCCCGGCCGCTTCTTCTATCTCAGCGGTGCGCGCGGTCCACGGCTCGAGTTCTTCGGGTGAGTACTCGTAGTCGTAGCGCGTCACATTGTCGCCGGTCCACCATTGCCCCGCGTTGCGCCCATGAAAGCGCACGTAACCGAGCCGGGATGTTACGTCGGAACTCGCCTTCAACAATGTGTCGTAGCTCGGCATGTCCACGTTGCACCAGCCCACGCCCAACTCCGAGAGCAAGCGAAGCGTGTCATCTGTTTGCCATTCACGATTACGGAATTCGGCCACCAGCGGCAAAGGCGCAAGTGCGGTGACGGCTTGTTCCAAGTACGATTCCGTGGCCGCCGTCTTCCGGAAGCCGTTGGGAAACTGCAGCAGCGCGCACCCGAGTTTTCCAGCCTCTTTTAAAGGAAGGACGCTTTCGACAAAAAGCGCGGCATCGGGGTGAATGTGCGCGCTCGAGGCGTCGGGCGGATGCGTGACCGTTGCCGGCGCCTTAAAGCAAAAGCGGAACTCGGGCGGCGTGACCTTGTCCATTCGCGCAATCGTTTGCGGCTGCGGTACGCCGTAATAGGAAGAGTCAATCTCGACCGCCGGAAAACATCGCGCGTAGTACGGCAGCATCTCGTTCGAGCGGATCTTGCCCGGATAGAACGGCCCGATCCAATCCTTGTACGCGAAACCGCACGTCCCGACGTAAATCATGAAGCCCGGTTTTCGCCGGGCTTCATGCTACTTCTTCGGTGGGCCGCCGCCGGTTGCGGGCGCCGGCTTCTTGCGGTTGCCGACAGTCTTCTTCGGTCCCTTACGCGTGCGCGCGTTCGTCTTTGTGCGCTGCCCGCGAACGGGAAGTCCGCGCCGGTGACGGATGCCGCGATAACAGCCGATATCCAGCAGTCGCTTGATATGCCCTTGGACGTCGCGGCGAAGGTCGCCCTCGACTTTTACTTCAAGTGTGCCGATCGCGTCGCGGAGCTTTTTCTCATCTTCTTCGCTGAGGTCTTTCACTCGCGTGTCCGCGTTGACGCCCGCCTGCGCCAAGAGACGCTTGGCGGTCGAGGGACCAATACCAAAAATATACGTGAGCGCAATCTCGATGCGCTTCTCACGCGGCAGATCGATGCCGGCTATACGTGCCATTAGCCTTGCACCTGCTTATGCTTCGGATTCACTGTGCAGATCACGCGGACTTTGCCCTCGCGCCGAATGACTTTGCATTTTTCACAAATCCGCTTTACGGACGGTCTGACTTTCATTTTATTTGTACCTATACGTTATTCTGCCGTGTGTGA encodes:
- the trpA gene encoding tryptophan synthase subunit alpha; translated protein: MLSNIFKPGRLAFIPYIMAGDPDLETTRAIVSALTEAGADAIELGVPYSDPLADGPTIEAAGTRALKNGVKLSDVLALVKEVHEAAPPIVLFTYYNPVYQYGVQEFARAAAGAGAAGAIVPDLSLEEAEPLRLALGAHDLEMPLLVAPSTPRDRAAEIAGQSGGFVYVVSRLGVTGAGQAPNFEPVRKQIAELRSVTKKPLALGFGISSAEHVRAVRGLVDGVIVGSALIDAYSNARGNEAARRAGDYLKALREE
- the trpB gene encoding tryptophan synthase subunit beta, which translates into the protein MRMRPSAAGYFGEFGGKFVPEVLVAALAELEREVDRAFADPAFWNEYASVLAEFVGRPSPIYRAERFTAEVSPATLVLKREDLNHTGAHKINNTVGQALLARRMGKKRLIAETGAGQHGVATATVGAKFGIPVDVYMGAVDVERQALNVYIMELFGATVHAVHGGTQTLKDATSEAFRQWAARVDDTFYVIGSVVGAHPYPFMVREFQKVIGTEARAQCLERFGKLPSDVIACVGGGSNAAGIFAGFIDDAGVKLWGVEAAGDGIETKRTAASLNAGTVGVLHGSRSYVLQTADGQVRETHSISAGLDYPGVGPEHAYLKESGRASYVSVTDAEALEAFFDLAKTEGIIPALEAAHALAFARRLAAERGPDDVVLVNLSGRGDKDINQIRAL
- a CDS encoding phosphoribosylanthranilate isomerase, giving the protein MRTRIKFCGCTSLQDVMLAVETGADAIGMIFAPSVRRITEGAAKHIAEELPPFITPVGVFVNPSREDIARARAIFPDLVVQLHGDEPASYVSSIDGQVIKTIHVDPQGADPAALERSSNEHPRAIVLFDTAVAGLSGGTGVQFPWKAVAPIARKRKVIVGGGLTPETVAQCVQTVRPYGVDVRSGIESDGRKDRNKMRAFVKAVRDADAP
- the trpC gene encoding indole-3-glycerol phosphate synthase TrpC — protein: MADILQRIYESKRHAVQRDQAAEPHELVRKRALSRRGQRRPFLQAIRNSNGPAIVGEIKRASPSAGLIARNFDAAATARAYELAGVDCISVLTESDHFLGEIAYLDVARTHSSRPLLRKDFLATPYEIAQSAAYGADAVLLIVAGLSDASLRDCMHEAADYDLDVLVEVHDGSELERALAVGATLIGINNRNLRTFETDLAVSEYLLPDVPSTVTVISESGMRDAEDIVRLHAAGARGFLVGEALMRAENPAALVGALKAAIRARAVSP
- the trpD gene encoding anthranilate phosphoribosyltransferase, with product MSVDVAGILRRLVAGEDLSKEAAAAMIGAMMDGTVTDAQSAAFLTALAKKGETEDELTGAAGAMRDRSLRVEHGLPLVMDVVGSGGDGAGTINISTIAALVVAAAGVPVAKHGNRAASGQCGTADVLEAGGMAIEVSPKRAAESLREVGFAFMFAPIYHPAMKNVAHIRRELGFRTIFNMLGPLTNPARATHQLVGVAREEHLEPVGDVLRALGVRAGAVVHASSGIDEVGGEGPTAVYEFGEGSTKRWTLDPGDYGVRASLEEIRGGAVVSCREAFESILAGERSPRADVVALNAALAFRLCGKTADIKEGMDLARTQLQEGRAAALFERAKHYSHG
- the rplQ gene encoding 50S ribosomal protein L17, which translates into the protein MPHQIAYKRLSRTDGHRRALLRNLATSFFKHGKIETTTTKAKQVSKVVERLISTAARGDLHSRRQIAEYLTEPAVVKKLVEQIAPALKERSGGYTRITKSRVRQGDAAELSILELVG
- a CDS encoding DNA-directed RNA polymerase subunit alpha, with the protein product MTVLEAPVGASIDVRERRDNYAKFVVEPLERGFGITLGNALRRILLSSIPGAAVTYMKIDGVLHEFSTIPGIVEDTIALMLNLKGLPVKMNTDEPKVLTLNVSGSKAVTAADITPDADVEILDPTYHIATLSSKSAKLSMEIGVEKGRGYVTADRQRNVEHMIGLIPLDSIFSPIRKVNFSVDDTRVGQNVDFDRLTIEIDTNGSVTPDEALSQAATIMQDHLDLFVSFTNEEKPLPQAPTSEWDIPVESLNLSVRSFNCLKRAGISKVSELLDMTEDEIIKMRNFGKKSLDEIKQVLEERGLSLRQP
- the rpsD gene encoding 30S ribosomal protein S4, which codes for MSRYIGPVCRLCRRETAASKTGEKIKLFLKGDRCLSKKCAVERRGTAPGQKTQGKASRQKVSEYGRQLREKQKMRRYYGVHETQFANYFAEAARIPGQTGKTFLQLLERRLDNVVYRLNLATSRAQARQLVTHRHFKVNGRMVNIPSYVVKVGDVITISDRSKKSPVFESNFEVAKNRRAPEWLEYSDQDQSAKVVQLPAREQIDTPVDEQLIVEYYSR
- the rpsK gene encoding 30S ribosomal protein S11, producing the protein MAAKKQTKARKKREFKNVQSGVAHVHASFNNTIVTISDGLGNVLAWASAGNLGFKGSKKSTPFAAQMAAEAVARKAMEHGMKSTEVLVRGPGAGREAAIRSLQATGLEITLIKDVTPIPHNGCRPPKRRRV